The following are encoded in a window of Lates calcarifer isolate ASB-BC8 linkage group LG20, TLL_Latcal_v3, whole genome shotgun sequence genomic DNA:
- the ppcs gene encoding phosphopantothenate--cysteine ligase, translated as MAEPRVSSIDGKLNEEFAVPSHVEEVKEKMSAFAKHHAAAGRRVVLITSGGTKVPLESRTVRFLDNFSSGRRGACSAEYFIDSGYAVVFLHRHRSLYPYTRTFSTINMLDALQFRSDEAFGNSGEVVVNQKVLPNIAKVLKRYQEVKDSRLLLPIEFSTLSEYLHLLKAAAQALSTIGSMAMFYLAAAVSDFYIPASEMPEHKIQSSNGPLQLSLNMVPKILSPLVKDWAPQAFVISFKLETDAAILLDKARRALETYRHQVVVANVLDSRRGYVVVVTPSTQAELILTEEDVKNEVEIEERIVSNLTSAHQEFITQQVG; from the exons ATGGCTGAGCCCAGAGTATCATCCATTGACGGGAAGTTAAATGAAGAATTTGCCGTTCCCTCCCATGTCGAGGAGGTTAAAGAGAAGATGTCTGCCTTTGCCAAGCATCACGCGGCCGCAGGTCGCAGGGTGGTTCTCATCACATCAGGAGGCACCAAAGTTCCCCTGGAGTCACGCACCGTCCGCTTCCTCGATAACTTCAGCAGCGGCCGACGAGGAGCCTGCTCAGCAGAGTATTTCATAGACTCTGGCTACGCTGTCGTCTTCTTGCACAGGCATCGCTCCCTCTACCCTTACACCCGTACGTTCTCAACCATCAACATGCTGGACGCCCTGCAGTTCAGGAGTGATGAAGCATTTGGTAACTCCGGTGAAGTGGTGGTGAACCAGAAGGTGCTTCCGAATATTGCCAAAGTGCTGAAGAGATACCAAGAGGTGAAAGACAGCAGGCTTCTCCTGCCCATTGAGTTCAGCACTCTGTCAGAGTATCTGCATCTTCTCAAAGCAGCAGCGCAGGCGCTCAGCACAATAG GATCCATGGCCATGTTTTACTTGGCTGCAGCTGTGTCCGATTTCTACATCCCTGCATCTGAGATGCCTGAACACAAAATCCAGTCTTCCAATGGTCCTCTTCAA ctCAGCTTGAACATGGTCCCCAAGATACTGTCCCCGTTGGTGAAGGACTGGGCACCACAGGCGTTTGTCATATCTTTTAAGCTGGAAACCGACGCGGCCATCCTGCTGGACAAGGCTCGACGGGCTCTGGAAACCTACAGGCACCAGGTGGTGGTGGCCAACGTACTGGACTCTAGACGGGGTTACGTGGTGGTGGTGACCCCTTCCACTCAGGCTGAGCTGATCCTCACCGAGGAGGATGTGAAGAATGAGGTGGAGATAGAGGAGAGGATCGTGAGCAACCTGACGTCGGCACACCAAGAGTTCATAACTCAACAAGTGGGTTGA
- the utp3 gene encoding LOW QUALITY PROTEIN: something about silencing protein 10 (The sequence of the model RefSeq protein was modified relative to this genomic sequence to represent the inferred CDS: deleted 2 bases in 2 codons) has protein sequence MVRQKRVKQPRRPKKTEQYDEDDPEAYKNMPVPDKKSSQYTKDKIDQFHDEKIANLLARGVQMESDVEEMDDEEEVMPLDDSESEEEEELEEEENEDMESDLEEKKDEDLPNELAWGKKKKMFYDSDYVTTKGKSQEELEAEEQEEEEEAKNIQKRLAANLSEEDYDLNFFQEFAVEEKDEKKTIEKEERIVKDLKQMSQKEKMKLLKKESPELLELIQDFKTKLTELKDELQPLMQMVKDGKIPPGKGAGYLKTKQQLYLNYCTNISFYLVLKAKRIPAHNHPVIERLLTYRNLINELGAVDARLAPQFRKLLAGEEKDKAPGRPAESKKTRVSSKKEKDSGETLPEVEEDSDSDLDEEAALRFYKDMEERVKLKRKSDDAGAEELAENDSEEEELDPDAKRGITYQMAKNKGLTPKRKKIDRNPRVKHREKFRRAKIRRKGQVRDVRREETRYSGEMSGIRAGVKKSIKLK, from the exons ATGGTTCGACAAAAAAG AGTTAAACAACCACGGAGACCGAAGAAGACAGAGCAATATGATGAAGATGATCCTGAAGCCTACAAGAACATGCCTGTCCCTGATAAG aAATCATCACAGTACACC AAGGACAAAATCGATCAGTTTCACGACGAGAAGATTGCA AATCTTCTCGCCCGTGGCGTTCAAATGGAAAGCGATGTGGAGGAAATGGACGATGAG GAGGAAGTGATGCCTCTGGACGATTCTGagtctgaggaagaggaggagctggaggaggaagagaatgAGGACATGGAGAGCGatttagaggagaaaaaagatgaag ACCTTCCTAATGAACTGGCGTGgggcaagaagaagaagatgttCTACGACTCTGATTACGTGACCACCA AAGGGAAATCACAAGAAGAGTTGGAGGCTGAggaacaagaggaagaagaggaggcgaAAAACATCCAGAAACGTTTGGCTGCAAATCTGAGCGAGGAGGATTACGATCTAAACTTTTTTCag gAGTTTGCAGTAGAGGAGAAGGATGAAAAGAAGACC atagaaaaagaggagaggattgTGAAAGACCTAAAGCAGATGTCtcagaaggaaaaaatgaaGCTTCTGAAGAAGGAATCACCAGAGCTGCTTGAACTTATTCAGGACTTCAAGACAAAG CTGACTGAACTGAAGGATGAGCTGCAGCCCCTCATGCAGATGGTGAAGGATGGAAAGATCCCACCAGGAAAG GGTGCTGGCTACCTcaagacaaaacagcagctttatcTGAA TTACTGCACAAACATCAGCTTTTACCTGGTGCTGAAAGCAAAACGAATTCCTGCTCATAACCACCCTGTGATCGAAAGGCTGCTCACCTACAGAAAT CTCATCAATGAACTGGGAGCAGTGGATGCTCGGCTTGCACCACAGTTTCGCAAACTGCTGGCTGGTGAGGAGAAAGATAAGGCACCTGGGAGGCCAGCAGAGAGCAAGAAGACCAGAGTCTCCAGTAAGAAGGAAAAG GACTCTGGAGAAACTCTGCCTGAGGTCGAGGAGGACTCGGACTCCGACCTGGACGAGGAAGCCGCTTTGCGTTTCTACAAAGACATGGAGGAGCGAGTGAAACTGAAGAGAAAGAGCGACGACGCAGGAGCTGAAGA GTTGGCGGAGAatgacagtgaggaggaggagctggatcCAGATGCTAAGAGAGGAATCACTTACCAG ATGGCCAAGAACAAGGGGCTGACaccaaagaggaagaaaattgACCGTAATCCCAGAGTCAAGCACAGAGAGAAGTTCAGACGGGCCAAAATCCGCAGAAAGGGACAG GTCCGGGATGTTCGTCGGGAGGAGACGAGATACAGCGGAGAGATGTCTGGTATTCGTGCTGGTGTCAAGAAGAGCATCAAACTTAAGTAA